One Acidobacteriota bacterium DNA segment encodes these proteins:
- a CDS encoding NTP transferase domain-containing protein: MARHAVIMAGGSGTRFWPWSRRQLPKQFLTLGGCDRSLFELTLERVRPLVPPERTLVICNRDHVDLVRRLAPELSAENIIGEPVARNTAPCIALAALVVQHRDPEGTLCVLPADHHVKEPARFQQLLDSVFKSAEANDRLITFGIIPTHPHTGYGYVQASEIVSSADGVALLNVDQFVEKPHRSLAEEYVTQGNYYWNSGMFVWKARVIIEELRQYAPEIIRPLAELAEAGDHLRTGDAELERVFQGLPSISIDYSIMEKSRRIVLARGDFGLSDLGSWDSLEDVLAVDNSNVTIGAPMILVDTRRCVVCARDRLVACVGVEDLVVVATRDAVLVAHKDKAQEVRQVVQKLEADGQDEYL; encoded by the coding sequence ATGGCACGACATGCTGTGATCATGGCGGGCGGTTCGGGCACCCGCTTCTGGCCGTGGAGCCGCCGCCAGCTGCCCAAGCAGTTCCTGACGCTGGGAGGGTGCGACCGGTCGCTCTTTGAGCTGACGCTGGAGCGCGTCCGCCCGCTGGTGCCGCCGGAGCGCACGCTGGTGATCTGCAACCGGGACCACGTGGACCTGGTCCGCCGGCTGGCCCCGGAGCTGTCTGCCGAGAACATCATCGGCGAGCCCGTGGCCCGGAACACGGCGCCGTGCATCGCCCTGGCGGCCCTGGTGGTCCAGCACCGGGACCCGGAGGGCACGCTTTGCGTGCTGCCGGCCGACCACCACGTCAAGGAGCCGGCCCGCTTCCAGCAGCTCCTCGACAGCGTGTTCAAGAGCGCCGAGGCCAACGACCGCCTCATCACCTTCGGCATCATCCCCACGCACCCGCACACCGGCTACGGCTACGTTCAGGCGTCGGAGATCGTGAGCAGCGCCGACGGGGTGGCCCTGCTCAACGTGGACCAGTTCGTTGAAAAGCCCCACCGCTCGCTAGCCGAGGAGTATGTCACCCAGGGCAACTACTACTGGAACAGCGGCATGTTCGTGTGGAAAGCCCGGGTCATCATCGAGGAGCTGCGCCAGTACGCCCCGGAGATCATCCGCCCCCTGGCGGAGTTGGCGGAGGCCGGCGACCACCTGCGCACCGGCGATGCCGAGTTGGAGCGCGTCTTTCAGGGCCTGCCGTCCATTTCCATCGACTACAGCATCATGGAGAAATCGCGGCGCATCGTCCTGGCCCGGGGCGATTTCGGCTTGAGCGATCTGGGCAGCTGGGATTCCCTGGAGGACGTGCTGGCGGTGGACAACTCCAACGTGACCATCGGCGCCCCCATGATCCTGGTGGACACCCGCCGCTGCGTGGTGTGCGCCCGCGACCGCCTCGTGGCCTGCGTGGGCGTCGAGGACCTGGTGGTGGTGGCCACCCGCGACGCGG